In Exiguobacterium sp. 9-2, the genomic window TTCTCACCCCCACATTTGAAAATACGCGCTACAAGTTGAGCGTTTTTGTACCGACAGAAGATGCAGAGCGTGTCTCGATAGCACTTGCGAAAGCAGGAGCCGGGCAAGAAGGGGATTATAGTGACTGCCAGTTTCATGTCAATGGAACTGGGCAATTCCGACCGTCGCCTGAGGCTACGCCATATATCGGTGAAGCGAATCAACTCGAGCGAGTTTCTGAAGTCCGAATTGAGACGATCGTGACGGAATTGAATCAGAAACAAGTCATTCGAGCGATGAAGCAGGCACATCCTTACGAAGAGGTAGCCTATGATCTCATAAAGCAGGAACGTCCGGCAGCGCCACTTGGTCTCGGGCGAATCGGTCGATTGCCAGAAGCGATGACATTACGGGCATTTGCAGAGCACGTTCGGACGGTGTTTGGTGTTCAAAACTTGCGTTTCGTTGGAGACGAATCACGGGAGATCAATAAAGTCGCTGTTCTCGGTGGCGATGGGAATAAATATGTCTCGACAGCAGCTTTTGCCGGAGCCGATGTTCTTGTCACGGGTGATCTCTATTTTCATGTCGCCCATGATGCGATGGCACTTGGACTAGCGGTCGTTGATCCCGGACATCATGTAGAGTCGGTCATGAAAGAAGGCGTCGTCAACGAATTGAAGCGCCGATTCGATCAGAAAAAAATCGACGTTGAACTACTAATTTCAACAGCGAATACGAATCCGTTTCAGTTTTTGTGAGGCAACGAATCGAGTACGCTAAGGGTATCTTTTGAGCAGTAAAAAACCGAGTCGCGAATGATAATCGCGACTCGGTTTTGCTGTATCGATTGTTAGGATTAAAGTACTTTGACTTTAGGCAAAATCCGTCTTAGTTCAAGGAATGGTGTCTTGTCATGCGTACTAATATCAGTAGGATCATATTGTTGTAAGAAGTCGATGACTTTTTTCGTGATCGGTGTTGGCGTCGATGCACCTGATGTGACGCCGACTTGCTGTACACCTTCAAGCCATGATAAATCAAGCTCCGTTAAATCGCCGATTCGATGTGCAGGAGTTCCTGCGATATCAAAGGATACCTGTGCCAAACGGTTCGAGTTGTTCGAACGTGGGTCACCGACGACGATGACGAGATCACAGTCTCCTGCTTGATCTGCTACCGCTTCTTGTCGGACTTGTGTTGCGTTACAGATTTCATTGTGTACTTCCACATGCGGATATTTTTTCCGAACGTGTTCCATCAAAGCTTGGACATCCCATTGACTCATCGTTGTCTGGTTCGTGACGATGATTTTTTTATGAGCAAGCTGAGGAGGAAGTTCATCGATATCTTCGACTTTTTCGATGAGGTGAACATGTTCCGGCGCTACGCCGACGGCACCTTCAGGCTCCGGATGCCCATGTTTCCCGACGTAGATGACTTCGTAATCATCTGCGACGACTTGACGAATCAAGTCGTGGGTACGCGTTACGTCAGGACACGTCGCATCGACGACGTGTAAGTTCTTCTCTGCAGCACGAGCATAAACAGCAGGTGAAATACCGTGTGCTGTAAAGATGACCGTTCCCTCTTGAATCGTCTCTAAGGCTTCGAGGCGATCAGGACCATCAACAGTGATGACGCCCATGTTTTCGAACTCACGTGTGACGTGAGCATTGTGGACGATCATCCCTAAAATATGGATCGGACGTGGCAAATCTTTATTCAATGCCGCTTGTTGTGCAAGTTTCATTGCGTCGACGACACCGTAACAATAGCCGCGGGGGCTGATTTTTTTTACTAGCATAGTTGTAGATTCTCCCTTTGTGAAAAAGAATGATTAGTTAGAGTGTACCATTGATTGAAGCTGAATGAAAATAGAGGAGTCTGTTTCAGCCACAGAACATGCTATACTAATGAAGTTGTCAATTATTCAAAAGGGAGGCGAAGGGATGGAGTCAAAGAAAATGATGCGGTCGTATTTTTTCCAAATCACCGCCGTCTTATTCATCCTGATTTGTCTTGTCATTTCAGCGCTTGCCTTCACTGCAGACCGGGTCACGATTTCCCGAGTCGAACAACAAACAGAGAAACAGAGTGAAAAAAGTGTTGAAGTCTCTGGGAATGCGATTCGCGACAATGTCGGGAATTTGCATGAAGAAATCATGAGCTTGCAGTTGAATGTCAAAAACCCTAAAAAGTTGAGTCGGAAAATTGAGGAGTCTAAATTGTTAGACATTGATACAGGGTTTAAAAGTCTCTTTTATTTTGACCGAAAGACGAAACAAATCACCTGGTTCTCAAGCGATGATCGTCGAGTGGAGAATAGTACCATCCTAAAAGACGATGATTTTGTGCAAACGTTGACGAGTACGGATTTTCATATGAGCAAGCTATATACGATGGAGTCAGATGCTGTCACGTACATGTTCGTCCCGATTCGAGACGGCAATGAGCGTGTCGGAGTCTTTGGTGGTGGATTAAGCGTCATGAATTCGATTGTTTTTCGAAATTCACTTGAATCGTTCGACGATCAGACCATTGCTTACCTCTTCAATAGTAAAAAACAATTGTTAGCCACATCCAGTAATCTCGTGACAGATGAAGAGCGCGTATTATCGAGAAGTGTGGTTGACCGTGCTTTTAAATCGCTAGAACCTTCCGAGATTTTTAGTACGAATCAAGATATGTATTACTTTGCGAAAGATTTGAAAGTGACGGATTGGAAAATACTCGTTCGAACGCCGCGAAATGTTTTTTATGAACCGGTCTATACGACACGACAACAATATTTGATCATCGCGGCTTTAACGCTTGTCCTCAGTCTAATTGTCGGCTATTTGATGTCGAAGCAGTTGACCGCGCCGATGCTTGAACTTGTAAATAAGATCGAGAAAAGCACCTCACCCAAACCGATCGTTCTTGAGCGAGCGGGATCTAATGAGGTCAAGACACTCGTTGCCGCCTATAACGAGTATGCACAACGGATGGAAAATGCGCGTCTTGAGCAATTGAGTCAGCAACAAACGATGTTACATCAAGAAAAATTAGCATCGCTCGGTCAATTAGCAGCAGGAATCGCACACGAAATCCGTAATCCATTGACGCCTGTTAAGATGACCTTACAGTTGTTAGCGACGGAAAAAGATCGTAATGCAGAAATGCTCGTTCTTGCTTTATCAGAACTCGATCGGGCGAATGGTATGATTCAAACGATGCTCGATCTGTCAAAAGGTGAGAACAATGCGCTTCAAAAAACAACGATTGATATGAATGATTTAATGAAGAAATTGACATATATCCTCGAAGCTGAAGCGCATCATTACGAGGCGGACTGCAAGATTTATACACCATCCTTTATGCCGAAGATTTATGCGTCAGAAGAGGGGATCTTACAAATTTTAGCAAACTGTGTCCGAAATGCCCTACAAGCTGTTGCGTTTAAAGGACCGGACGGCATATGTCATCTGCATGTCCATGTCTATCCAGAAGAGGTCGTATTCATTGTTCAGGATAACGGAATCGGTATGGACGGAGATCAAATCGAACATGTCGGTCAAGCATTCAAAACATCGAAAGTCGACGGAAATGGACTTGGGATCTTCATGTCGAAACAAATCGTCCGTGATCATAAAGGGAAAATGATCTTTGATAGTAAGCCGGGCGTCGGTACGACGATTCAAGTTCACTTGCCACGAAAGGAGCAAATGGAATGAAATTCAATAAGGCCTGGTTATTCGTCCTGATTGTCTGGATTTCATCCGTTCTGTTCATTTCCAACTTGTTCGTCAATCCAGATCCTAGTCCACGACGTCATCTCGTTGGATTTACGATCGTGAATGATAAGCATGAGTTCGCACAACGGCTCGTAGATGCGTTTAAAACGCAGGCAAAAATCAATAAATACGAAGCGGTCGTCACGACTTCCCATAACTCACGCATCAATGAACGGGAGCAGATTCAAGAGTTCATTCGGATGAAAGTCGATGCGATCTTCGTGACGACACTAGATGACGTCTATATCGCTAATACATTAGAAGAAGCGGCTCGTGCCGGGATTCCGGTTTTTGCCATCGATCGATTGATTCGTTCCGATGCAGTCGTCAGTTCAATCACTTCAAATAATCAATTGATTGGGGAACAACTTGCATCATTCATTAAACACGAACGTATCAAGCAGACGGGACGAGCTACCGCCAATATCATTGAAGTCGCAGGGACAGCAAACGTCAATACAACGAATGAACGACACCGAGGATTTTTGACTGGTCTTGAGCGTGAGCCGGAACTTCAGATTGTCGAATCCGTGAATGGGGATTACGACCCCATCACTTCAGAAAAGGTTATGGCGCAGGTGATTGAGTCAGGAATTCCGTTTGATGCCGTCTATTGTCATAATGACGATATCGCGCTTGGTGTCCTCGAAGCATTGAAAAAAGCAGGTATCAAAGGAAAAATAATTGTCGGCATAGACGGGAATCGTGCTATATTAGAAGCTGTTGACATGAAATCGATGGATGCGACGGTCGTCCAGAGTGCTGATGAGATGATGAAAGTCGCCTTCAGTGCATTGAAGCTTCATACGAAAAACAAAAAGATTCCAAATCGTTTTTATACGTACTCCTATCTGTATGACGGTAGTAGACCCATAACCATGTTGAACTAATCGAGAGGCAGATGCCTCAGCAAATAAGGAAAGGACGGTGTCAATTCATGAATGGATTCAGCCATTATCAATTACACCCGTTCGTCATCGAAGCACTCGATGACGCCCGCATCACAAAACCGACCGACATTCAGTCGCGGATCATCCCAGCTGCAGTAAAGGGGCGCGATATCATCGGTCAATCACAAACAGGAACAGGAAAAACGTTATCGTTCCTTCTTCCAATCGTTCAAAACGTCGATCCGAAGCTTCAAGAATTACAGGCGATCATCGTTGCTCCGACGCGTGAACTTGCTTGGCAAATCCATGAAGAACTAAAATCGTTACTCGTGAAAGAACCTGACTTCATCAAAACGAGTCTCATTACAGGTGGGATGGATCGCGAACGTCAAATTGGTCGTGTTAAAGTCTCGCCACAAATCGTCATCGGAACACCGGGACGTATTTTAGATTTATTCAAGGAACAAGCATTGAAGCCGCATTTCGTGAAGCACTACGTCATCGATGAAGCGGATCAAATGCTCGATATGGGGTTCTTGCCAGAAGTTGACCGGATTGCTCAAGCTCTTCCAGAACAGCTTCAGATGATGGTCTTCTCAGCAACGATTCCTGAGAAATTGCAACCGTTTTTGAAAAAATACATGAACAACCCGCGTTACGCCCATGTGGATCCGAAACAGCAGACAGCGAAGAAAATCGTTCACCATACGATTCCAGTCAAGCACCGTGAGCGCTCAGAGTTGACGCTAAAAGTCGCGAAAGCGTTGAACCCTTATATCTGTCTGATCTTTACGAACACAAAAGCAGAAGCAATCGAAGTCGAAGCTTTGTTCCTAGAAGCAGGACTTAATGTTGGTTCTCTTCACGGTGATCTCCCGGCTCGTCGCCGGAAACAAGCGATCAAGGAAATCAACGATGCGAAGTACCAGTATGTCATCGTGACGGATCTTGCTGCACGTGGAATCGATATTTCAGGTGTCTCACACGTCATCAACCACGGTATTCCGAAAGACTTGGACTTCTACGTTCACCGTGTTGGTCGGACAGGTCGTGTCGATCAAGATGGATTGGCGTACACGCTGTTTGAAGATCACGAGAACGGTATGATCAATCGCTTAGAGGATCGTGGCATTCAATTTACGAACGTCGATGTCAAAGGCAGTCAAATCGTCGAAGTCAAAGAACGCCGCCGTGCGAAGCCGCACATGAAGACTGCCGTCTCGAAGACAGCGCATAGTCGCCTTTCGGGTGAAGCAGCAAAAGCGAAAAAACGTGTTAAACCAGGTTATAAGAAGAAACATCAATATAAGCTGAAAGAAACAGCAAAACGTGAACGCATCAAAGAACAACGTGGTGTCGGTCGCGCGCAACGTAAAGAAAACGCCCGCAAATCAAAATAACTCCATTGATGACACCCGTGAAATGAAAAAACATTTTTCGGGTGTCTTGTCGTTTTCAAGATTTGGTACACTGTAAAAAGAGAAAGGTGGAAAACAACATGAAAATAGGTTCACACGTCTCCGTTTCGGGGAAAAAAATGCTGTTAGGTGCCAGTGAGGAAGCAGCGTCTTATGGTGCAACGACGATGATGGTCTATACAGGAGCACCTCAAAATACACGCCGTAAGCCGATGGAAGAGTTACGAATTCCGGAAGCGTTGCAACATATGAGTGCGAATGGAATTGAAGAAATCGTCGTACACGCACCGTATATCATCAACCTGGGGAATACGACAAAACCCGAGACATTCGAACTCGCGGTTTCGTTTTTAGGAGCTGAGATCAAACGAGCAGAAGCTCTAGAGAAAGCACGACACATCGTATTGCATCCAGGTGCGCATGTAGGTGCTGGGGAAGAGGTTGGAATCAAACGGATCGTTGAAGGACTCAATGAAGTATTGACAGGCGAAGAACAGGTGAAGATCGCGCTTGAGACGATGGCTGGAAAAGGATCGGAAATCGGAAAAACCTTCGAGGAACTTGCTCAGATCATTGAAGGCGTCACACATCATGATCGTCTGTCCGTCTGTCTTGATACATGCCACGTGCATGATGCGGGATACGATATCGTGCACGACCTAGATGGTGTTCTCGAACAATTCGACCGAATCGTCGGACTGGATCGTCTTGGTGTCATCCATGTGAATGACTCGAAAAATGTCCGCGGTGCGCGGAAAGACCGTCACGAAAATATTGGTTTTGGTGAGATTGGATTTGATGCCTTACACCG contains:
- a CDS encoding two-component system sensor histidine kinase NtrB, encoding MESKKMMRSYFFQITAVLFILICLVISALAFTADRVTISRVEQQTEKQSEKSVEVSGNAIRDNVGNLHEEIMSLQLNVKNPKKLSRKIEESKLLDIDTGFKSLFYFDRKTKQITWFSSDDRRVENSTILKDDDFVQTLTSTDFHMSKLYTMESDAVTYMFVPIRDGNERVGVFGGGLSVMNSIVFRNSLESFDDQTIAYLFNSKKQLLATSSNLVTDEERVLSRSVVDRAFKSLEPSEIFSTNQDMYYFAKDLKVTDWKILVRTPRNVFYEPVYTTRQQYLIIAALTLVLSLIVGYLMSKQLTAPMLELVNKIEKSTSPKPIVLERAGSNEVKTLVAAYNEYAQRMENARLEQLSQQQTMLHQEKLASLGQLAAGIAHEIRNPLTPVKMTLQLLATEKDRNAEMLVLALSELDRANGMIQTMLDLSKGENNALQKTTIDMNDLMKKLTYILEAEAHHYEADCKIYTPSFMPKIYASEEGILQILANCVRNALQAVAFKGPDGICHLHVHVYPEEVVFIVQDNGIGMDGDQIEHVGQAFKTSKVDGNGLGIFMSKQIVRDHKGKMIFDSKPGVGTTIQVHLPRKEQME
- a CDS encoding sugar ABC transporter substrate-binding protein, which gives rise to MKFNKAWLFVLIVWISSVLFISNLFVNPDPSPRRHLVGFTIVNDKHEFAQRLVDAFKTQAKINKYEAVVTTSHNSRINEREQIQEFIRMKVDAIFVTTLDDVYIANTLEEAARAGIPVFAIDRLIRSDAVVSSITSNNQLIGEQLASFIKHERIKQTGRATANIIEVAGTANVNTTNERHRGFLTGLEREPELQIVESVNGDYDPITSEKVMAQVIESGIPFDAVYCHNDDIALGVLEALKKAGIKGKIIVGIDGNRAILEAVDMKSMDATVVQSADEMMKVAFSALKLHTKNKKIPNRFYTYSYLYDGSRPITMLN
- a CDS encoding 4-hydroxy-3-methylbut-2-enyl diphosphate reductase; protein product: MLVKKISPRGYCYGVVDAMKLAQQAALNKDLPRPIHILGMIVHNAHVTREFENMGVITVDGPDRLEALETIQEGTVIFTAHGISPAVYARAAEKNLHVVDATCPDVTRTHDLIRQVVADDYEVIYVGKHGHPEPEGAVGVAPEHVHLIEKVEDIDELPPQLAHKKIIVTNQTTMSQWDVQALMEHVRKKYPHVEVHNEICNATQVRQEAVADQAGDCDLVIVVGDPRSNNSNRLAQVSFDIAGTPAHRIGDLTELDLSWLEGVQQVGVTSGASTPTPITKKVIDFLQQYDPTDISTHDKTPFLELRRILPKVKVL
- a CDS encoding deoxyribonuclease IV, which gives rise to MKIGSHVSVSGKKMLLGASEEAASYGATTMMVYTGAPQNTRRKPMEELRIPEALQHMSANGIEEIVVHAPYIINLGNTTKPETFELAVSFLGAEIKRAEALEKARHIVLHPGAHVGAGEEVGIKRIVEGLNEVLTGEEQVKIALETMAGKGSEIGKTFEELAQIIEGVTHHDRLSVCLDTCHVHDAGYDIVHDLDGVLEQFDRIVGLDRLGVIHVNDSKNVRGARKDRHENIGFGEIGFDALHRVVHHPALAHLPKILETPYIGLDPKKKVAPYKQEIDMLRSGAFDADWRLPILGAPVE
- a CDS encoding DEAD/DEAH box helicase — its product is MNGFSHYQLHPFVIEALDDARITKPTDIQSRIIPAAVKGRDIIGQSQTGTGKTLSFLLPIVQNVDPKLQELQAIIVAPTRELAWQIHEELKSLLVKEPDFIKTSLITGGMDRERQIGRVKVSPQIVIGTPGRILDLFKEQALKPHFVKHYVIDEADQMLDMGFLPEVDRIAQALPEQLQMMVFSATIPEKLQPFLKKYMNNPRYAHVDPKQQTAKKIVHHTIPVKHRERSELTLKVAKALNPYICLIFTNTKAEAIEVEALFLEAGLNVGSLHGDLPARRRKQAIKEINDAKYQYVIVTDLAARGIDISGVSHVINHGIPKDLDFYVHRVGRTGRVDQDGLAYTLFEDHENGMINRLEDRGIQFTNVDVKGSQIVEVKERRRAKPHMKTAVSKTAHSRLSGEAAKAKKRVKPGYKKKHQYKLKETAKRERIKEQRGVGRAQRKENARKSK
- a CDS encoding Nif3-like dinuclear metal center hexameric protein, with protein sequence MANGNYVIEQFEAFAPKKFALEGDPIGLHIGTLNKDVKRVLVTLDVLESVVDEAIEKKVDLIIAHHPPIFSKLANVTDRSATGRIVTKCIKHDIAVYAAHTNLDVTPGGVNDWMAEAIGLESCEVLTPTFENTRYKLSVFVPTEDAERVSIALAKAGAGQEGDYSDCQFHVNGTGQFRPSPEATPYIGEANQLERVSEVRIETIVTELNQKQVIRAMKQAHPYEEVAYDLIKQERPAAPLGLGRIGRLPEAMTLRAFAEHVRTVFGVQNLRFVGDESREINKVAVLGGDGNKYVSTAAFAGADVLVTGDLYFHVAHDAMALGLAVVDPGHHVESVMKEGVVNELKRRFDQKKIDVELLISTANTNPFQFL